The window gaggggtgcagggccctgactcccccacacgcCATGACTCCACCTTGAACCCAGGGGGGAGAAACCCAGCTCCTTCAAGACATCACTGCCCCAGCCAGCCGCAGAGCCCCCAGACCCATGCGCCATCTGGGCACGGtgacagccttaactctgcccctgcagGCTTCCCAGCCCAGCCTTGACTCTCTGCTGCCCGGCGCTGAGCTGTGATGAAGCGGGAGGgttttttcttcacattttgcGTGAATAGcacgtgtgcctcagtttcccctgtgcacaATGCccaggtggtgggataaggggtgTGATTTTTGCTGAGACCCTAGTGGGCAGGTGAAGGTGCCTCTAGCTGCTGGCACAGAGAACGGCCAAAGCGCTTCGGCAACTGATGGCCGGGGGCCTCTCATCAGGAGCCGGGCAGGCTCCTGACCCTGGGGAGTGGCCCTGAGGGGAGACGCTgcctcagagccctggctggcGTCACTCCATGCGGGGACTCCGGGTCACGTGGCGCCCGGCTCCGTGGCTCAGAGGGGTGAAAAGGGAGCAGGCAGCACGAGGTGGGTGGGGAATCCCCCGTCGCAGCAGCTCCCGCCTCGCAGGGAGGAGGATTTCCGGCACCCTTGGGACGTGTCtgcatgggagggggctgcggAGCCCCTGCAGCGCAGAACCTGCTGACCAGCCCTCGGCGGGGCACAGCTCGGGGCACGGCCCCCTGGGCACAGAAGGGAACGGCGGGACCAACGCCTGACCTGGCACAGCTGTGTCGGGGTGTCGGGACGCAGCGTATCAGGGTGCAGGTGGCTGTGCTGGGgtgtttccccagccagctccaaaatgaaaccccctccagccatctcccacagcctccccccggctcctcctccagcctttgtccagcttcccgggcaaaaggtgtcacctggccccaaacCCGTTCTGGGCTCAGGTCACCTGCTCAGATATTGTCCCTCCAGTGAACCCCCCCCGCCGCCATCCCATCCCCGGTGCAGACAATCCCAGTAAAACTCCCCCGCAGCATCCCCAGATcaatcctccccactccctgctccctcaCTGCAGGCGGCTGGGTCGGGGCATTGGGGTGGTGTGATGTCGGGgcgcaggaggctgggctgaggtGTCGGGGTGGTGCAGTGTCAGGGCGCgggcggtggggctgggggtgttgggATGGTGTGGTGTCGGGGCgcgggcagtggggctgggggtgtcggGGTGGTGCGGTGTCGGGGCACggatggctgggctgggggtgtcagGGTGGTGCGGTGTCAGggggcaggcagcagggctgggggtgtcggGGTGGTGCAGTGTCGGGGCGCGGGCGGCAGTGCTGGGGTGTCGGGGTGGTGCGGTGTCgggacatgggctgggggtgTCGGGGTGGTGCAGTGTCAGggggcaggcagcagggctgggggtatTGGGGTGGTGCAGTGTCAGGGCATGGGTGGCTGGGATGGGGGTGTCGGGGTGGTGCGGTGTCGGGAggcaggcagcggggctgggggtggcagggTGGTACAGTGTCAGggggcaggcagcggggctggaggTGTCGGGGTGGTGCGGTgttggggcatgggtgactgggctgggggtgttgggGTGGTGCGGTGTCGGGGTACagatggctgggctgggggtgtcagGGTGGTGCGGTGTCAGggggcaggcagcggggctgggagtATCAGGGTGGTGCAGTGTCGGGGCGCGGGTGGCAGTGCTGGGGTGTCGGGGTGGTGCGGTGTCgggacatgggctgggggtgTCAGGGTGGTGCAGTCGGGACATGGGCTAGGGCTGTCGGGGTGGTGCGGTGTCAGGGGGCAGGTAGCGGGGCTGGAAGTGTTGGGGTGGTGTCAAggggcaggcagtggggctggaggTGTCGGGGTGGTGCGGAGTCGGAACAtgggcagctgggctggaggtGTCAGGGTGGTGCAGTGTCGGGGCGCGGACGGTGGGTCTGGGGGTGTCGGGGTGGTGTGGTGTCAGggggcaggcagcggggctgggggtgtTGGGGTGGTGCAGTGTTGGGGCGCGGGCAGCAGTGCTGGGGTGTCAGGGTCGTGGGGTGTCgggacatgggctgggggtgtcggggtggtgcggtgtcagggggcaggcagcggggctgggggtaTTGGGGTGGTGCAGTCTCAGGGCATGGGTGGCTGGGATGGGGGTGTCGGGGTGTTGCGGTGTCAGggggcaggcagcggggctggaggTGTCGGGGTGGTGCGGTGTCAAGGCGcaggcggcggggctgggggtgtcgAGGTGGTGAGGTGTCGGGGCACGgacggctgggctgggggtgtcagGGTGGTGCGGTGTcagggggcagg of the Dermochelys coriacea isolate rDerCor1 chromosome 11, rDerCor1.pri.v4, whole genome shotgun sequence genome contains:
- the LOC119863460 gene encoding vegetative cell wall protein gp1-like, translating into MSRLHHPDTPSPCPDTAPPRHPSTATRAPTLHHPDTPSPAACPLTPHHPDTPSPAICTPTPHHPNTPSPVTHAPTPHHPDTSSPAACPLTLYHPATPSPAACLPTPHHPDTPIPATHALTLHHPNTPSPAACPLTLHHPDTPSPCPDTAPPRHPSTAARAPTLHHPDTPSPAACPLTPHHPDTPSPAIRAPTPHHPDTPSPTARAPTPHHPNTPSPTARALTLHHPDTSAQPPAPRHHTTPMPRPSRLQ